A single genomic interval of Desulfovibrio sp. JC022 harbors:
- a CDS encoding rhodanese-like domain-containing protein, whose product MKMFKNISVIAALCALMFAMTGCLGSDKFAQEVEKEKGAVKLLKEVQRGGYDIITTPELKALQDKKEDMVIIDTMPYEASYKKEHVPGAKQFLFPIPDMAQWDVKETDGKTKEQYIEMLGPDKDKLIVIYCGFVKCTRSHNGAAWAKKLGYTNVKRYPGGIFAWKGAKYPVGSVK is encoded by the coding sequence ATGAAGATGTTTAAGAATATTTCTGTAATTGCGGCCCTGTGCGCGCTGATGTTCGCTATGACCGGATGTCTTGGTTCTGACAAATTTGCTCAGGAAGTGGAAAAGGAAAAAGGCGCGGTCAAGCTGCTTAAGGAAGTACAGCGCGGCGGTTACGATATTATCACCACCCCTGAGCTGAAAGCATTGCAGGATAAGAAAGAAGATATGGTCATCATCGATACCATGCCGTACGAAGCCAGCTACAAAAAAGAGCACGTTCCCGGTGCTAAGCAGTTCCTCTTCCCCATTCCCGATATGGCCCAGTGGGACGTGAAGGAAACTGACGGTAAAACCAAAGAGCAGTACATTGAAATGCTCGGACCCGATAAAGACAAGCTCATCGTTATCTATTGCGGTTTCGTAAAATGCACCCGCAGTCACAACGGCGCAGCATGGGCCAAGAAGCTCGGCTACACCAACGTAAAAAGATACCCCGGCGGCATCTTTGCATGGAAGGGTGCCAAGTACCCCGTCGGTTCCGTTAAATAA
- a CDS encoding pyridoxal phosphate-dependent aminotransferase: MKLLSTQVEGYIERSSWIRKMFETGMELKKKYGEDAVCDFSLGNPDVPAPAAVAQGLKELSETADKPFAFGYMPNFGYPTVREKLAETVSAEQGVKVAGSDLIITCGAAGAINALYRAILEPGDQILCPAPFFVEYGFYAQNSGGELVTVPSKPLTFELDLDVIEAAINEKTRVLLINSPNNPTGAVYTKAELEGLAAILKKANEGRERPIFLVADEPYRFLAFDDVEVPSILPLYPYSVVVSSFSKNLSLAGERVGYGLLNPEMPGKEKLMAGLVLTNRILGFVNAPAVGQKLLEKALGSQVDKNIYLERRNAMDSVLKEAGYSYTMPKGAFYFFPEAPGGDDVKFCAALQEEKILAVPGTGFGCPGYFRLAFCVGTEVIERSREGFKKAIAPFK; encoded by the coding sequence ATGAAGCTTCTTTCAACTCAAGTGGAAGGATACATTGAACGTTCATCCTGGATTCGTAAGATGTTCGAAACAGGCATGGAACTGAAGAAAAAATACGGTGAAGACGCAGTCTGCGATTTTTCACTGGGCAACCCGGATGTTCCGGCTCCCGCAGCAGTAGCTCAAGGACTCAAGGAACTTTCCGAAACAGCGGACAAACCGTTCGCCTTCGGATACATGCCCAACTTCGGCTACCCCACTGTACGCGAAAAACTGGCAGAGACTGTTTCCGCAGAGCAGGGTGTAAAAGTGGCAGGCTCCGACCTGATCATCACCTGCGGCGCGGCCGGAGCCATCAACGCTCTTTACCGGGCCATCCTCGAACCGGGCGACCAGATTCTCTGCCCCGCACCTTTTTTCGTGGAATACGGTTTTTATGCCCAGAACTCCGGCGGCGAACTGGTTACCGTACCCTCCAAACCGCTGACCTTCGAGCTGGACCTCGACGTCATTGAAGCAGCCATCAACGAAAAGACCCGCGTGCTGCTCATCAACTCCCCCAACAACCCCACCGGGGCTGTCTACACCAAGGCGGAACTTGAAGGGCTGGCCGCGATCCTCAAAAAAGCCAACGAAGGCCGCGAGCGTCCCATCTTCCTCGTTGCAGATGAGCCGTACAGGTTTCTCGCTTTTGACGATGTGGAAGTGCCTTCCATCCTGCCGCTCTACCCATACAGCGTAGTGGTCAGCTCTTTTTCCAAAAACCTTTCCCTTGCCGGAGAGCGTGTGGGTTACGGTCTGCTCAATCCTGAAATGCCCGGCAAAGAAAAACTCATGGCCGGACTGGTGCTCACCAACCGTATCCTCGGTTTTGTAAATGCTCCCGCAGTGGGCCAGAAACTGCTCGAAAAAGCCCTCGGTTCACAGGTGGACAAGAACATCTACCTCGAACGCCGCAATGCCATGGATTCCGTGCTTAAAGAAGCAGGCTACTCCTACACCATGCCCAAAGGTGCCTTTTACTTCTTCCCCGAAGCACCGGGCGGTGATGATGTAAAATTCTGCGCCGCGCTGCAGGAAGAAAAAATCCTCGCCGTGCCCGGAACAGGTTTCGGTTGCCCCGGCTACTTCCGCCTCGCCTTCTGCGTAGGTACCGAAGTAATCGAAAGATCACGCGAAGGTTTCAAGAAAGCTATCGCGCCTTTTAAATAG
- a CDS encoding nitrogen regulation protein NR(II) — translation MVIKNSPGRSMLLVYILFSAFLWVGDSIFDFLWFNADSQDLGYLLFPYNNPHEIYLRCLMVSAVLLSGAVASFLFGRAYRSEEAARESEEKLKTIFNSIGDAIIATDATGVVTRMNPVAERLTGWSVDDAVGCPLSEVFKIINAVTNHPCVNPVEKVLKSKGVVGLANHTSLLSRSGEEFQIADSAAPVFNQQGDISGTVLVFRDVSEDYRQREELRRLRNYLSNIIDSMPSILVGVDAEGHVTQWNMTAEKVTGISSVDAQGKSLVSVFPRMASEMDKVKESIRSRQPRSEERKTRQGESGVCYEDVTIYPLIANGVEGAVIQIDDVTERCNMEQMMIQTEKMMSVGGLAAGMAHEINNPLAAIAGNSQNILNRIYKDLEKNRKTASECNVNLENLREYLSKRDIPKMLTGISESCNRAGTIVSNMLRFSRKSERRFGLCNLAELMNNTIDLAANDYDLKREYDFRKIEIIKEYSPDLSGVVCEENEIQQVFLNLLKNGAQAMMEKEYVEDGPCFVLRLKRDGNMAVIEVEDNGPGMTDDVRKRVFEPFYSTKSVGHGTGLGLSVSYFIVTDQHNGFMEVNSVPGSWTRFGIKIPISEQEA, via the coding sequence ATGGTAATTAAAAACAGTCCCGGCAGGTCCATGCTGCTGGTTTACATCTTGTTTTCAGCTTTTTTATGGGTCGGAGATTCCATATTTGATTTTTTATGGTTCAATGCAGATTCTCAGGACTTGGGCTATCTTCTATTTCCATATAACAACCCCCATGAAATATATCTTCGTTGTCTAATGGTCAGCGCCGTTCTTTTGAGCGGGGCTGTTGCTTCATTTCTCTTCGGGCGGGCTTACCGTTCAGAAGAAGCGGCACGTGAGAGTGAGGAAAAGCTCAAAACTATTTTTAATTCCATTGGGGATGCTATTATCGCCACTGATGCTACGGGCGTAGTTACCCGTATGAATCCGGTTGCCGAGCGACTCACTGGCTGGTCTGTGGATGATGCCGTGGGGTGTCCGCTTTCGGAAGTGTTTAAAATAATTAATGCCGTTACCAATCATCCTTGCGTTAATCCGGTGGAAAAGGTCTTGAAGTCAAAGGGTGTGGTTGGGCTTGCAAATCATACTTCGCTTCTCTCTCGGTCCGGGGAGGAGTTTCAGATTGCTGATTCAGCAGCCCCGGTGTTTAATCAGCAGGGTGATATTTCAGGGACAGTGCTTGTTTTCCGGGATGTTTCCGAAGATTACCGTCAGCGTGAGGAGTTGCGGCGGCTGCGCAATTATCTGTCCAACATTATTGATTCCATGCCATCCATTCTGGTTGGTGTGGACGCAGAGGGGCATGTTACCCAGTGGAACATGACTGCGGAGAAGGTGACCGGTATTTCGTCTGTTGATGCGCAGGGAAAATCACTCGTTTCGGTCTTTCCGCGAATGGCTTCGGAAATGGATAAGGTCAAAGAGAGTATTCGTTCGCGCCAACCCCGCAGTGAGGAGCGCAAGACCCGGCAGGGCGAAAGCGGTGTCTGTTATGAAGACGTGACTATTTATCCGCTTATTGCCAACGGAGTTGAAGGTGCGGTTATCCAGATTGACGATGTTACCGAACGTTGCAATATGGAGCAGATGATGATTCAGACCGAGAAGATGATGTCAGTTGGCGGGTTGGCCGCCGGCATGGCCCATGAGATCAACAATCCCCTTGCAGCTATTGCCGGCAATTCTCAGAATATACTCAACCGTATCTATAAGGATTTGGAAAAAAACCGCAAAACAGCCAGTGAATGTAATGTGAATCTGGAAAATCTGCGTGAGTATCTTTCCAAAAGGGATATTCCAAAGATGCTGACCGGAATTTCTGAATCCTGCAACCGGGCCGGAACGATTGTGAGTAACATGCTCCGTTTCAGTCGTAAGAGTGAACGACGGTTCGGTCTTTGCAACCTTGCGGAATTAATGAATAATACTATAGATCTTGCCGCTAATGATTATGACCTGAAAAGGGAATATGATTTTAGAAAAATTGAGATTATCAAGGAGTACAGTCCCGACCTTTCCGGGGTGGTTTGCGAGGAGAACGAAATTCAACAGGTTTTTCTTAATCTGCTTAAAAACGGTGCTCAGGCCATGATGGAAAAGGAATATGTTGAAGATGGGCCTTGTTTTGTTCTAAGGTTGAAAAGAGATGGCAATATGGCCGTTATTGAAGTTGAAGACAATGGTCCGGGTATGACTGACGATGTTCGTAAAAGGGTTTTTGAGCCTTTTTATTCCACCAAAAGTGTCGGACACGGGACCGGACTGGGACTGTCTGTTTCATATTTTATAGTGACTGATCAGCACAATGGTTTTATGGAAGTAAATTCAGTTCCGGGCAGTTGGACCCGGTTTGGTATAAAGATACCTATTTCAGAGCAGGAGGCTTAG
- a CDS encoding response regulator encodes MPVSPKNIPTILIVDDEPFNLEFLELVLKQQGYNILTAANGRSARELAEQKHPDLILLDIMMPEENGFECASVLRLSPETSEIPIIFLSALDDDSNTSKGFDAGAADFIVKPFAYKDVIQRIRLHLKLAACYRQISGQCNAQDDPATTEVDFPQKGSRAIFPDHPQNSGFFIHESVILGEKNEGHLLLNTSTPYNEQLPAIIKQLLAENSGPLFSPSETLRNVGTGLNNHSSNDFSASYAHLDREDEMLTVVNAGALPVIILRREHPPLLIERQSGNLGSLGMGVPPCSSYTIKKGERIFMFSREILSSYTREGEAINELMEACHLSSGVDLETACQAAGEMLLRNGRQPDGILVGIEG; translated from the coding sequence ATGCCTGTCTCTCCAAAGAACATACCGACCATTCTCATAGTGGATGACGAGCCGTTTAACCTTGAATTTCTTGAACTGGTACTAAAGCAACAGGGTTACAACATCCTTACTGCTGCCAACGGACGCAGCGCAAGAGAACTTGCAGAACAGAAACACCCGGACCTTATCCTGCTGGACATAATGATGCCCGAAGAGAACGGATTCGAATGTGCGTCAGTACTGCGCCTCTCCCCGGAAACATCTGAAATACCTATCATTTTTCTCAGCGCCCTTGATGACGACAGCAACACATCCAAAGGCTTTGATGCCGGGGCCGCAGATTTCATAGTCAAACCCTTTGCCTACAAGGACGTAATCCAACGCATCAGGCTGCACCTGAAACTCGCAGCCTGCTACAGACAAATAAGTGGGCAATGCAATGCTCAGGACGATCCGGCAACAACTGAAGTCGACTTTCCCCAGAAGGGATCAAGAGCCATCTTCCCGGACCACCCCCAAAATTCGGGATTTTTCATACATGAAAGCGTGATTCTGGGAGAGAAGAACGAAGGCCATCTGCTACTGAACACTTCTACCCCCTATAACGAGCAACTACCTGCAATAATAAAACAACTTCTGGCGGAAAACAGCGGGCCATTGTTCAGCCCTTCCGAAACCCTTCGAAATGTAGGAACAGGGCTTAACAATCACAGCAGCAATGATTTTTCAGCGAGCTACGCCCATCTGGACCGTGAAGATGAAATGCTGACCGTAGTCAATGCAGGAGCACTTCCGGTAATCATACTGCGCCGGGAACACCCTCCACTTCTCATCGAAAGGCAAAGCGGCAATCTGGGAAGCCTCGGAATGGGAGTCCCCCCCTGCTCCAGTTACACAATTAAGAAAGGTGAGCGCATATTCATGTTCAGCCGGGAAATACTAAGCTCCTACACCCGCGAAGGAGAAGCCATAAACGAGCTAATGGAAGCCTGCCACCTTTCATCAGGGGTAGACCTTGAAACAGCCTGCCAGGCCGCCGGAGAAATGCTCCTGCGCAACGGACGGCAGCCGGACGGGATTCTGGTGGGGATTGAGGGATAA
- a CDS encoding MucR family transcriptional regulator, producing MEDHLKEALEIVKAQASVRTMTEEEITSMVQKLAAGIKKISEGMLDSGSPEPTPPVDPKKAIREKSIICLESGKSFKVLTKRHLAKYGLTPDEYREKWGYAKKTPLVCKSLQRERRKKMKEMRLWEKRKKQ from the coding sequence ATGGAAGACCATCTTAAAGAAGCTCTTGAAATAGTTAAAGCACAGGCCAGTGTAAGAACCATGACAGAAGAAGAAATAACTTCCATGGTGCAGAAACTTGCAGCCGGGATTAAAAAAATCAGTGAAGGCATGCTTGACAGTGGATCACCTGAGCCGACTCCCCCGGTGGACCCCAAGAAAGCCATCAGGGAAAAAAGCATCATCTGCCTTGAATCCGGCAAATCATTCAAGGTTCTGACCAAAAGACATCTGGCAAAATACGGACTCACCCCGGACGAATATCGCGAAAAGTGGGGATACGCCAAAAAGACCCCGCTGGTCTGTAAATCCCTGCAACGGGAACGGCGCAAAAAAATGAAAGAAATGCGCCTCTGGGAAAAGCGCAAAAAGCAATAA
- a CDS encoding DEAD/DEAH box helicase — translation MTNSKDDQAAQKMQNESVHDEPDKVVEPEEALPEITKEQLPPSILNALDKAGWDKLTPVQSKSLPYQLSNQDLMVQAKTGSGKTGAFVLPLLEKLDPNINYTQALILVPTRELARQVEREAERIFEGSGLRVLSVYGGVGYGHQREELEKGAHMVVGTPGRILDHLLRRTFDLEDLETLIFDEADRMLSIGFYPDMREVKSYLPRRPISTYMFSATFPEHVIRLSKEFMYKPQMLSLSSKQVHVTEIDHAYYEVPSMGKERHLMRILEMENPTSAIIFCNTKANVEFVAAVLNNFGFNAADLTSDLSQSKRERVLAQLRSGEVRFLVATDIAARGIDVPDLSHVVMYEPPEDKESYIHRAGRTGRAGSSGVAISLVDVIQKIELQRIATAYNIIFEVRELPDDKQVLETINERLTTILEGQFRSRTILERERITRYKDLVRQLAQDDEQCILVGMLLDELYQKSLHARAEQPPAPKPRPQRNSRPRKKNYRGKPKGGSSQNKGQNKGRSGNYNKNRR, via the coding sequence ATGACCAATTCAAAAGATGACCAAGCTGCACAGAAAATGCAGAATGAAAGCGTTCATGATGAACCGGATAAAGTAGTCGAGCCAGAAGAGGCTCTCCCGGAAATCACCAAAGAACAACTCCCCCCATCCATACTGAACGCCCTCGATAAAGCGGGCTGGGACAAACTGACCCCGGTCCAGTCCAAATCTCTCCCTTATCAGCTTTCCAATCAAGACCTCATGGTTCAGGCCAAAACCGGCAGCGGTAAAACCGGTGCTTTTGTCCTGCCCCTGCTGGAAAAACTAGATCCCAATATCAATTACACTCAGGCCCTGATCCTCGTTCCCACCCGCGAACTGGCGCGACAGGTTGAACGGGAAGCCGAAAGAATTTTTGAAGGCTCCGGCCTGCGGGTCCTTTCCGTTTACGGCGGTGTCGGCTACGGACACCAGCGTGAAGAACTGGAAAAAGGCGCACACATGGTTGTAGGTACTCCGGGCAGGATTCTCGACCATCTGCTGCGGCGCACCTTTGACCTTGAAGATCTCGAAACCCTGATTTTCGATGAAGCGGACCGCATGCTTTCCATCGGTTTTTATCCCGACATGCGCGAAGTGAAATCCTATCTGCCCCGCAGACCTATTTCCACCTACATGTTCTCGGCAACTTTTCCCGAGCACGTAATCCGCCTTTCCAAAGAATTCATGTACAAGCCGCAGATGCTCAGCCTGAGCAGCAAGCAGGTACATGTTACCGAGATCGACCACGCCTATTACGAAGTGCCCTCCATGGGTAAAGAACGCCATCTCATGCGCATCCTTGAAATGGAGAACCCCACTTCGGCAATCATTTTCTGTAATACCAAGGCCAACGTGGAATTCGTAGCCGCTGTGCTCAACAACTTCGGTTTCAATGCCGCAGACCTGACCTCGGATCTTTCGCAGTCCAAACGCGAACGGGTGCTGGCCCAGCTCCGCTCCGGGGAAGTGCGTTTCCTTGTGGCCACGGATATTGCCGCACGCGGCATTGATGTGCCGGACCTCTCCCACGTGGTCATGTATGAACCGCCGGAAGATAAGGAATCATATATTCACCGCGCCGGACGCACCGGACGCGCAGGTTCTTCCGGGGTGGCAATATCCCTCGTGGACGTGATCCAGAAAATCGAACTGCAACGCATTGCCACAGCCTACAATATCATATTTGAAGTCCGAGAACTGCCCGACGACAAACAGGTACTGGAAACAATCAATGAAAGATTGACCACCATACTTGAAGGCCAGTTCCGTTCACGGACAATACTTGAAAGAGAACGTATCACCCGCTATAAAGATCTGGTCCGCCAGCTGGCGCAGGATGACGAACAGTGCATCCTCGTAGGTATGCTTCTGGACGAATTGTACCAGAAATCCCTGCACGCCCGTGCAGAGCAGCCCCCGGCACCCAAGCCCAGACCGCAAAGAAACTCCCGCCCCCGTAAGAAAAACTACCGTGGTAAGCCGAAAGGCGGCTCCTCACAGAACAAGGGGCAAAACAAGGGCCGTAGCGGGAATTACAATAAAAACCGCAGATAG
- a CDS encoding response regulator: MSYSVLVLDDDVHVRESLAISLEDEEFDVYEVGSSEEALSFLDKQKVDLVVVDLRLPGMNGTDFINEARQKWTELKFIIYTGLPEFSIPVDLAEVACVSNSIFLKPLPSCEVMVSEIRRMLG, translated from the coding sequence ATGTCATATTCAGTACTTGTTCTAGACGATGATGTGCATGTCAGGGAAAGTCTTGCGATCAGTCTTGAAGATGAAGAATTTGATGTCTACGAGGTTGGCAGCTCGGAAGAGGCTTTGAGTTTTCTTGATAAGCAGAAAGTGGATCTGGTTGTTGTTGATTTGCGGCTTCCCGGTATGAATGGTACTGATTTTATTAATGAGGCCCGGCAGAAATGGACGGAACTTAAATTTATCATCTACACGGGATTACCGGAATTCAGTATCCCGGTTGATCTGGCTGAAGTTGCCTGTGTTTCAAATTCCATTTTTCTCAAACCGTTGCCCTCCTGTGAGGTGATGGTCAGCGAAATCCGGCGGATGCTGGGTTAG
- the ald gene encoding alanine dehydrogenase: MLIGIPKEIKTMENRVSMTPGAVETLVRRGHAVVVEKGAGLGSGLSDEEYISSGAKIGSVEDAWAAEMVIKVKEPIASEYQYLRKDLLLFTYLHLAADEPLTKVLLESGTIGVAYETVQLPDGSLPLLTPMSEVAGRMAAQEGALHLEKTKGGRGILVGGVPGVAPAKVMVIGGGVVGTNAAKIAAGMGAKVTIFDVNHARLQYLDDIFNGRVTTMTSTEPNIRAAVAEADLIIGAVLIPGAKAPNLVTRGMLSTMKEGAVIVDVAVDQGGCVETIKPTTHTDPTYVVDGVVHYGVANMPGAVPRTSTFALVNQTLPYALQLADKGLDALRENHSLKLGLNTMNGKLTYAAVGEAFGLDAVTPDEALA, from the coding sequence ATGCTTATTGGTATCCCTAAAGAGATTAAAACCATGGAGAACAGGGTCTCAATGACCCCCGGCGCGGTTGAAACCCTCGTCCGTCGCGGCCATGCGGTTGTGGTTGAGAAAGGGGCCGGACTCGGTTCCGGTCTTTCCGATGAGGAATACATTTCCTCCGGTGCCAAGATTGGGTCTGTGGAAGACGCCTGGGCCGCAGAAATGGTTATCAAGGTCAAGGAACCAATTGCTTCCGAATATCAATATCTTCGTAAGGATCTCCTGCTGTTTACCTATTTGCACCTTGCTGCGGATGAGCCGCTGACCAAAGTCCTGCTTGAGTCCGGGACCATCGGTGTTGCTTATGAAACTGTCCAGCTTCCCGACGGTTCTCTGCCCCTGCTTACTCCCATGAGTGAGGTTGCCGGACGTATGGCCGCACAGGAAGGAGCATTGCATCTTGAGAAAACCAAGGGCGGACGCGGTATTCTCGTGGGCGGTGTTCCGGGCGTTGCACCTGCAAAGGTCATGGTTATCGGCGGTGGTGTGGTCGGTACCAACGCTGCCAAGATTGCCGCAGGCATGGGCGCGAAAGTTACTATTTTCGACGTCAACCACGCCCGTCTCCAGTATTTGGATGATATTTTTAACGGCCGTGTGACCACTATGACTTCCACTGAGCCTAATATCCGCGCAGCAGTTGCCGAGGCCGACCTGATCATCGGCGCGGTACTTATTCCCGGTGCCAAGGCTCCCAATCTGGTCACTCGCGGCATGCTTTCCACTATGAAGGAAGGTGCCGTAATTGTCGATGTTGCTGTTGATCAGGGCGGCTGTGTTGAGACTATCAAGCCTACCACCCACACCGATCCCACTTATGTTGTGGACGGGGTTGTGCATTACGGTGTTGCAAATATGCCCGGAGCGGTCCCCCGTACTTCCACTTTTGCCCTTGTGAACCAGACCCTGCCTTATGCTCTTCAGCTTGCTGATAAAGGTCTTGATGCTCTGCGTGAGAATCATTCCCTCAAGCTCGGCTTGAACACCATGAATGGCAAACTGACCTATGCGGCAGTTGGTGAAGCGTTCGGCCTTGATGCTGTAACTCCCGATGAGGCTCTTGCATAA
- a CDS encoding MASE1 domain-containing protein has protein sequence MSDMQRKFLENIAVAAVYWLVSHLNWLIFSSVGVLPMPIWPAAAVAITAALYRGWSIAPGLALGTILANHFSLGAPWGFAFCIAVMNTLAPVLGALLIKKNNGGDLHFRSVGNMGFAIVVGVLLVPLLTALGGIGSKFMLGMLPESKVVISIMRWAMAHALGTVIFAVPYFAWQESRVNHGN, from the coding sequence ATGTCTGATATGCAACGTAAATTCTTAGAAAATATTGCAGTGGCTGCTGTTTACTGGCTGGTTTCCCATCTGAACTGGCTTATTTTCAGTAGTGTCGGAGTTCTGCCCATGCCCATTTGGCCTGCAGCTGCTGTCGCAATTACAGCTGCTCTTTACCGGGGCTGGAGTATTGCTCCCGGTCTTGCGCTGGGAACAATTCTGGCTAACCATTTTTCCTTGGGCGCCCCTTGGGGATTCGCCTTTTGTATTGCGGTCATGAATACTCTTGCTCCTGTTCTTGGAGCCTTGCTGATCAAAAAGAATAACGGGGGCGATCTTCATTTCAGGAGTGTCGGCAACATGGGCTTTGCAATAGTGGTTGGAGTTCTTTTGGTTCCGCTGTTGACAGCTCTGGGAGGCATCGGAAGTAAATTCATGCTGGGCATGCTCCCGGAAAGCAAGGTAGTGATTTCGATTATGCGTTGGGCCATGGCCCATGCGCTGGGAACTGTTATTTTTGCGGTCCCTTATTTTGCGTGGCAGGAAAGCAGGGTGAATCATGGTAATTAA
- a CDS encoding DUF6268 family outer membrane beta-barrel protein, which produces MPIKFTNIVLALFIICCASSAAAGERSIFEPVSIRTTGKFISDADYKDSDGSSSVAGGQVRLNAGGFSLSYEGQHYSWDNVDQLSFGNGQDDPWNTLHRLSVGYSHNGRITQKVFYGVGITGTSAFEEQMQDSFGGALRGHIGYFFNENLKALVGLRAFANSIRVSAMPYFGINYTDFAADGSGYFVNLGMPSTELGYSFDDVSTIRTAFNFDGKTYRLKDDSAVSDAGYVQMSSMKLGVYYDYKPTKNCSISIGPEYVFARETKFFDKSGDKYGSEDQESAFGAFFNLKYKF; this is translated from the coding sequence CGCAGCCGGAGAACGTTCCATTTTTGAACCCGTATCCATACGGACTACGGGTAAATTTATTTCCGATGCCGACTACAAAGACAGTGACGGTTCCTCAAGTGTTGCCGGGGGGCAGGTTCGTTTGAATGCCGGGGGATTTTCACTCAGCTATGAAGGACAGCACTACTCTTGGGATAATGTGGATCAGCTCAGTTTCGGTAACGGGCAGGATGATCCTTGGAATACTTTGCATCGTTTAAGTGTCGGTTACAGCCATAATGGACGTATTACCCAAAAAGTGTTTTACGGGGTTGGAATTACCGGGACTTCCGCTTTTGAAGAACAGATGCAAGATTCTTTTGGTGGAGCCTTGCGTGGGCATATCGGTTATTTCTTCAATGAAAATTTGAAGGCTTTAGTCGGTCTGCGTGCCTTTGCCAACAGCATCCGCGTATCCGCCATGCCTTATTTCGGCATTAACTACACCGACTTTGCTGCTGACGGCTCCGGGTATTTCGTGAATCTCGGCATGCCTTCCACTGAGCTAGGATATTCTTTTGATGATGTTTCCACCATACGCACAGCCTTCAACTTTGACGGCAAGACCTACCGCCTCAAAGACGACAGTGCAGTTTCTGATGCCGGATATGTGCAGATGAGCAGCATGAAATTGGGAGTCTATTACGATTACAAGCCGACCAAGAATTGCTCTATCTCCATCGGCCCGGAATACGTATTTGCTCGCGAAACCAAGTTTTTTGACAAGAGCGGGGACAAGTACGGTTCAGAAGATCAGGAATCCGCTTTCGGAGCGTTTTTTAATTTAAAGTATAAGTTTTAA
- a CDS encoding OmpA family protein, translating to MPPKKEKIIYIEAKAPTEPPPEEGLPPWMATFADMVTLLLCFFVLLLSFANQDVANFETLKGSMRDAFGMQTQDRTGKHMAFSKSPHSASSDKVKAKKKMEALEVDIRAFISAGKLQKLMAVNTDQQGVLVRVPSRAIFKPGTAQINPKATKLLDKVASIMKKKDFNLVVRGHTDDRATKNNIYSSNWELSAARAASCLRYILKRSGVSSKRVKAVGYAGTKPLVPNTSNRNRAINRRVEFYYQPPSDKW from the coding sequence GTGCCCCCGAAAAAAGAAAAGATAATATATATCGAAGCAAAAGCCCCGACGGAGCCTCCTCCGGAGGAGGGCTTGCCGCCGTGGATGGCCACCTTTGCGGATATGGTCACCCTGTTGCTGTGCTTTTTTGTTCTGCTGCTTTCTTTTGCCAATCAGGATGTCGCCAACTTTGAGACCTTGAAAGGGTCCATGCGCGATGCTTTTGGTATGCAAACTCAGGACAGGACCGGAAAGCATATGGCTTTTTCCAAAAGTCCCCATTCTGCTTCATCCGATAAAGTTAAAGCCAAGAAAAAGATGGAGGCCCTTGAGGTCGACATCAGAGCCTTTATTTCCGCCGGTAAATTACAGAAGTTGATGGCGGTCAATACAGATCAGCAGGGGGTGCTGGTCAGGGTTCCCTCTCGGGCCATCTTCAAGCCCGGAACCGCTCAGATCAATCCCAAGGCTACAAAATTGCTGGATAAGGTTGCCAGCATTATGAAAAAAAAGGATTTTAATCTGGTGGTGCGCGGGCATACAGACGACCGGGCCACCAAGAATAATATTTATAGTTCCAACTGGGAGCTTTCTGCTGCCCGGGCGGCATCATGCCTGCGTTACATTCTTAAGCGTTCAGGAGTTTCTTCCAAAAGGGTCAAGGCAGTGGGGTATGCCGGAACAAAGCCTCTGGTTCCCAATACCTCAAACCGGAACAGGGCCATTAACCGCAGGGTGGAATTCTATTACCAGCCTCCTTCGGACAAGTGGTAA
- a CDS encoding MauE/DoxX family redox-associated membrane protein: protein MIEKMMSRQVYFILRCLLAAVFLYAGVGKLLDVQGFATVISGYGLLPGQLNYVAAVVLPLAEILIAVGLLWDVKGSLSSYSVLLLVFMAVLAHGINMGLDVDCGCFAPDDPEGEAYHSLREALLRDAFLLVGCGYLYFLRRVKGYRTRPVPILATR, encoded by the coding sequence ATGATAGAAAAGATGATGTCCAGACAGGTATATTTCATTCTCAGATGTCTTCTTGCTGCCGTGTTTCTATACGCGGGAGTAGGGAAACTTCTGGATGTACAGGGGTTTGCTACGGTCATCAGCGGTTATGGATTGTTGCCCGGACAATTGAATTATGTTGCAGCGGTTGTGCTGCCTCTGGCTGAGATTCTCATTGCTGTAGGATTGCTTTGGGATGTGAAAGGTTCCCTTTCGTCATATTCAGTATTGTTGCTCGTGTTCATGGCTGTGCTTGCCCATGGCATCAACATGGGCCTTGATGTTGATTGCGGTTGTTTTGCTCCTGATGATCCGGAAGGGGAAGCCTATCATTCCCTGCGTGAAGCCCTGCTGCGTGATGCGTTTTTACTTGTCGGTTGTGGGTATCTGTATTTTCTGCGCCGGGTGAAGGGGTATCGTACCCGACCTGTTCCAATACTTGCTACTCGTTAG